The Megachile rotundata isolate GNS110a chromosome 8, iyMegRotu1, whole genome shotgun sequence genome has a segment encoding these proteins:
- the LOC100874850 gene encoding uncharacterized protein LOC100874850 isoform X2, whose protein sequence is MEASNNQQQKEKEPRVHRPCAFDKMEGLVREMQDPENGVPVRSQKQFLTSIPSAFMGECHRYLRCGVSVSGHHGQGTTVGCLRVAGYDLIEWLMERLSIEESEAVHIANQLCQYGYFFPVNDSKTLTVKDDSSLYRFQTPCYWPWQHRTPDNVEYAIYLAKRSLRNKQRHALEDYEIEALNSLRRNLQNKWDIIQLQAEEQVQVRLSKERKKGDKIVSDSQERAFWRVYRPPPGCLSSLEIAPVPTRFRPGLSRPPSRKRTLTDLQREVALLKNSLTRTRIKVSAAIENLKSYFETYVEYDAMFVPPQPSNPWITDDQTFWQLNSPLVEVPTEKRVKRWALSMEELMSDPTGLQEFTNYLRKEYSHENIRFWLAVKDLRHSFQAQIPDKVNEIFREFLAPGAPCEINIDGKTMEKVHQEMKNPNRFTFDSAAEHVYTLLLKKDCYPRFIRSDQYRNLLAAGVQPLQKKRFFGFGGQAKKKLSSTSAPPTSTLQQHTISSGSGGKRRGSDRSLSGSAHELAVCGVRETTSTTTRVPHSHSQSNLADIPYRDAGTSEAMARPMDDVCPWDAAPGPSIEHTMDSTGHQHSILSGITSPVESQHEEGRSNLTGQSQSIEFARPSRKNSTQLDSCSSSSDVSLAVAEVTEHIRKSCSLQHSASTAGTTSTERYGAGCGMTTRNYSIGSTSARVKLAEIGRPSASFCNYPSPQHSFEYSHVVVERSDAPMRSMSEMHETHPVRSKVPSFEKEPTSKLTKAPLISISAIVGDLASDSPTMEQEENEGDDCVEMKEEDKEAARKRESEAEKIDTVIPEEESPAVSSQVDTEVKELLEEAQVVPVWEPDAQQDDQVAPITETVPQQKRDNNVNEVCPWEDEENCRVDAPYVKTYATLGYL, encoded by the exons ATGGAGGGGCTGGTGCGGGAGATGCAAGACCCTGAGAACGGGGTACCCGTGCGCAGCCAAAAACAATTTCTCACCTCGATCCCCTCAGCTTTCATGGGTGAGTGCCATCGGTACCTGCGTTGTGGAGTAAGCGTAAGCGGCCATCACGGCCAGGGCACTACAGTAGGCTGCCTGCGTGTTGCAGGTTACGACCTCATCGAGTGGCTGATGGAGCGGCTTTCCATCGAGGAATCAG AGGCGGTCCATATTGCCAACCAACTCTGCCAGTATGGCTACTTCTTCCCGGTGAATGACTCCAAGACACTCACCGTAAAGGATGATAGTTCTCTATATAGATTTCAG ACACCATGTTATTGGCCATGGCAGCATAGAACCCCTGATAACGTGGAGTACGCTATTTATCTGGCTAAAAGAAGTCTAAGAAACAAGCAACGCCATGCTCTTGAGGATTATGAGATT GAAGCTTTGAACAGCCTACGTAGGAATTTGCAGAACAAGTGGGACATCATTCAACTTCAGGCTGAGGAACAGGT TCAGGTACGTCTATCAAAGGAGCGGAAGAAAGGCGACAAAATAGTGAGTGATTCCCAGGAACGAGCGTTTTGGAGAGTTTATAGGCCACCACCCGGTTGTCTTAGTAGCCTTGAAATAGCACCTGTACCTACTCGTTTTCGTCCTGGACTTTCGCGTCCTCCGTCACGTAAACGCACCTTAACCGATCTGCAACGTGAG GTGGCCCTGTTAAAGAATAGCTTAACTCGCACGAGAATAAAGGTATCAGCTGCGATCGAAAACTTGAAGTCATACTTTGAAACATACGTGGAGTACGATGCGATGTTTGTACCGCCTCAACCTTCTAATCCATGGATCACCGACGATCAAACATTTTGGCAATTAAACAGTCCCCT GGTGGAAGTTCCTACGGAAAAAAGGGTAAAACGTTGGGCGCTGTCAATGGAAGAATTAATGTCTGATCCTACgg GTTTGCAAGAATTTacgaattatttaagaaaagaaTACAGTCACGAAAATATACGATTTTGGTTGGCTGTTAAAGATTTAAGGCACAGCTTTCAAGCACAAATACCTGACAAAGTCAACGAAATCTTCAG AGAATTCCTGGCACCTGGAGCCCCTTGCGAGATCAACATAGACGGGAAAACAATGGAAAAAGTTCATCAAGAAATGAAAAATCCAAATCGATTCACATTCGATTCTGCCGCTGAACACGTGTATACGTTACTTCTCAAAAAGGATTGTTATCCTAGATTTATTCGCTCTGATCAGTATCGAAATCTCTTAGCTGCCGGTGTGCAACCATTACAAAAAAAGAG ATTCTTCGGCTTCGGCGGACAAGCCAAAAAGAAACTGTCTTCAACTTCAGCCCCACCAACCAGCACCTTGCAACAACACACTATAAGCAGTGGAAGCGGTGGTAAACGCAGAGGAAGCGATCGAAGCCTCTCAGGATCTGCTCACGAGTTAGCAGTTTGCGGTGTTCGTGAGACAACTTCAACTACAACCAGAGTGCCGCATTCCCACAGTCAGTCGAACCTTGCTGATATTCCATACAG GGATGCTGGCACGTCGGAAGCGATGGCTCGCCCTATGGACGACGTTTGCCCGTGGGACGCGGCGCCGGGCCCCAGTATAGAGCACACCATGGATTCCACGGGACACCAGCACTCGATATTATCTGGAATAACGTCGCCGGTTGAAAGCCAGCACGAAGAGGGTAGAAGTAACTTGACCGGGCAATCACAGTCTATCGAATTTGCACGCCCGTCCCGGAAAAACTCGACGCAATTGGATTCCTGTAGTTCCTCGTCTGACGTCAGTCTGGCGGTGGCGGAAGTCACTGAACATATTCGAAAATCTTGTAGTCTGCAGCACAGTGCTAGCACAG CTGGCACAACATCAACTGAACGATACGGCGCTGGATGCGGCATGACAACACGAAATTATTCTATCGGATCCACCAGCGCGAGAGTGAAGCTGGCAGAGATCGGTAGACCATCCGCTTCGTTTTGCAATTATCCGTCGCCGCAACACTCGTTCGAGTATTCCCACGTGGTCGTCGAACGATCGGACGCACCCATGAGAAGCATGAGCGAGATGCATGAAACTCATCCAGTCAGGTCAAAGGTCCCGTCGTTTGAAAAGGAACCTACGAGCAAATTGACCAAGGCCCCTTTGATAAGCATCAGCGCGATCGTGGGCGATTTAGCGAGCGATAGCCCAACGATGGAGCAAGAAGAGAATGAAGGGGACGATTGCGTAGAAATGAAGGAAGAGGACAAAGAAGCTGCGAGAAAACGAGAATCGGAAGCTGAGAAGATCGATACAGTAATTCCTGAAGAAGAAAGCCCCGCGGTTTCGAGCCAGGTGGATACGGAGGTCAAGGAATTGCTGGAAGAGGCACAAGTTGTTCCTGTCTGGGAACCGGACGCCCAACAGGACGACCAAGTTGCACCCATTACTGAAACAGTACCTCAGCAAAAGCGTGACAATAACGTTAACGAAGTGTGCCCGTGGGAAGACGA GGAAAACTGTAGAGTGGATGCACCTTACGTGAAAACCTATGCGACTTTAGGTTACTTATAA
- the LOC100874850 gene encoding uncharacterized protein LOC100874850 isoform X5, producing MEASNNQQQKEKEPRVHRPCAFDKMEGLVREMQDPENGVPVRSQKQFLTSIPSAFMGYDLIEWLMERLSIEESEAVHIANQLCQYGYFFPVNDSKTLTVKDDSSLYRFQTPCYWPWQHRTPDNVEYAIYLAKRSLRNKQRHALEDYEIEALNSLRRNLQNKWDIIQLQAEEQVQVRLSKERKKGDKIVSDSQERAFWRVYRPPPGCLSSLEIAPVPTRFRPGLSRPPSRKRTLTDLQREVALLKNSLTRTRIKVSAAIENLKSYFETYVEYDAMFVPPQPSNPWITDDQTFWQLNSPLVEVPTEKRVKRWALSMEELMSDPTGLQEFTNYLRKEYSHENIRFWLAVKDLRHSFQAQIPDKVNEIFREFLAPGAPCEINIDGKTMEKVHQEMKNPNRFTFDSAAEHVYTLLLKKDCYPRFIRSDQYRNLLAAGVQPLQKKRFFGFGGQAKKKLSSTSAPPTSTLQQHTISSGSGGKRRGSDRSLSGSAHELAVCGVRETTSTTTRVPHSHSQSNLADIPYRDAGTSEAMARPMDDVCPWDAAPGPSIEHTMDSTGHQHSILSGITSPVESQHEEGRSNLTGQSQSIEFARPSRKNSTQLDSCSSSSDVSLAVAEVTEHIRKSCSLQHSASTAGTTSTERYGAGCGMTTRNYSIGSTSARVKLAEIGRPSASFCNYPSPQHSFEYSHVVVERSDAPMRSMSEMHETHPVRSKVPSFEKEPTSKLTKAPLISISAIVGDLASDSPTMEQEENEGDDCVEMKEEDKEAARKRESEAEKIDTVIPEEESPAVSSQVDTEVKELLEEAQVVPVWEPDAQQDDQVAPITETVPQQKRDNNVNEVCPWEDEENCRVDAPYVKTYATLGYL from the exons ATGGAGGGGCTGGTGCGGGAGATGCAAGACCCTGAGAACGGGGTACCCGTGCGCAGCCAAAAACAATTTCTCACCTCGATCCCCTCAGCTTTCATGG GTTACGACCTCATCGAGTGGCTGATGGAGCGGCTTTCCATCGAGGAATCAG AGGCGGTCCATATTGCCAACCAACTCTGCCAGTATGGCTACTTCTTCCCGGTGAATGACTCCAAGACACTCACCGTAAAGGATGATAGTTCTCTATATAGATTTCAG ACACCATGTTATTGGCCATGGCAGCATAGAACCCCTGATAACGTGGAGTACGCTATTTATCTGGCTAAAAGAAGTCTAAGAAACAAGCAACGCCATGCTCTTGAGGATTATGAGATT GAAGCTTTGAACAGCCTACGTAGGAATTTGCAGAACAAGTGGGACATCATTCAACTTCAGGCTGAGGAACAGGT TCAGGTACGTCTATCAAAGGAGCGGAAGAAAGGCGACAAAATAGTGAGTGATTCCCAGGAACGAGCGTTTTGGAGAGTTTATAGGCCACCACCCGGTTGTCTTAGTAGCCTTGAAATAGCACCTGTACCTACTCGTTTTCGTCCTGGACTTTCGCGTCCTCCGTCACGTAAACGCACCTTAACCGATCTGCAACGTGAG GTGGCCCTGTTAAAGAATAGCTTAACTCGCACGAGAATAAAGGTATCAGCTGCGATCGAAAACTTGAAGTCATACTTTGAAACATACGTGGAGTACGATGCGATGTTTGTACCGCCTCAACCTTCTAATCCATGGATCACCGACGATCAAACATTTTGGCAATTAAACAGTCCCCT GGTGGAAGTTCCTACGGAAAAAAGGGTAAAACGTTGGGCGCTGTCAATGGAAGAATTAATGTCTGATCCTACgg GTTTGCAAGAATTTacgaattatttaagaaaagaaTACAGTCACGAAAATATACGATTTTGGTTGGCTGTTAAAGATTTAAGGCACAGCTTTCAAGCACAAATACCTGACAAAGTCAACGAAATCTTCAG AGAATTCCTGGCACCTGGAGCCCCTTGCGAGATCAACATAGACGGGAAAACAATGGAAAAAGTTCATCAAGAAATGAAAAATCCAAATCGATTCACATTCGATTCTGCCGCTGAACACGTGTATACGTTACTTCTCAAAAAGGATTGTTATCCTAGATTTATTCGCTCTGATCAGTATCGAAATCTCTTAGCTGCCGGTGTGCAACCATTACAAAAAAAGAG ATTCTTCGGCTTCGGCGGACAAGCCAAAAAGAAACTGTCTTCAACTTCAGCCCCACCAACCAGCACCTTGCAACAACACACTATAAGCAGTGGAAGCGGTGGTAAACGCAGAGGAAGCGATCGAAGCCTCTCAGGATCTGCTCACGAGTTAGCAGTTTGCGGTGTTCGTGAGACAACTTCAACTACAACCAGAGTGCCGCATTCCCACAGTCAGTCGAACCTTGCTGATATTCCATACAG GGATGCTGGCACGTCGGAAGCGATGGCTCGCCCTATGGACGACGTTTGCCCGTGGGACGCGGCGCCGGGCCCCAGTATAGAGCACACCATGGATTCCACGGGACACCAGCACTCGATATTATCTGGAATAACGTCGCCGGTTGAAAGCCAGCACGAAGAGGGTAGAAGTAACTTGACCGGGCAATCACAGTCTATCGAATTTGCACGCCCGTCCCGGAAAAACTCGACGCAATTGGATTCCTGTAGTTCCTCGTCTGACGTCAGTCTGGCGGTGGCGGAAGTCACTGAACATATTCGAAAATCTTGTAGTCTGCAGCACAGTGCTAGCACAG CTGGCACAACATCAACTGAACGATACGGCGCTGGATGCGGCATGACAACACGAAATTATTCTATCGGATCCACCAGCGCGAGAGTGAAGCTGGCAGAGATCGGTAGACCATCCGCTTCGTTTTGCAATTATCCGTCGCCGCAACACTCGTTCGAGTATTCCCACGTGGTCGTCGAACGATCGGACGCACCCATGAGAAGCATGAGCGAGATGCATGAAACTCATCCAGTCAGGTCAAAGGTCCCGTCGTTTGAAAAGGAACCTACGAGCAAATTGACCAAGGCCCCTTTGATAAGCATCAGCGCGATCGTGGGCGATTTAGCGAGCGATAGCCCAACGATGGAGCAAGAAGAGAATGAAGGGGACGATTGCGTAGAAATGAAGGAAGAGGACAAAGAAGCTGCGAGAAAACGAGAATCGGAAGCTGAGAAGATCGATACAGTAATTCCTGAAGAAGAAAGCCCCGCGGTTTCGAGCCAGGTGGATACGGAGGTCAAGGAATTGCTGGAAGAGGCACAAGTTGTTCCTGTCTGGGAACCGGACGCCCAACAGGACGACCAAGTTGCACCCATTACTGAAACAGTACCTCAGCAAAAGCGTGACAATAACGTTAACGAAGTGTGCCCGTGGGAAGACGA GGAAAACTGTAGAGTGGATGCACCTTACGTGAAAACCTATGCGACTTTAGGTTACTTATAA
- the LOC100874850 gene encoding uncharacterized protein LOC100874850 isoform X6: MEASNNQQQKEKEPRVHRPCAFDKMEGLVREMQDPENGVPVRSQKQFLTSIPSAFMGYDLIEWLMERLSIEESEAVHIANQLCQYGYFFPVNDSKTLTVKDDSSLYRFQTPCYWPWQHRTPDNVEYAIYLAKRSLRNKQRHALEDYEIEALNSLRRNLQNKWDIIQLQAEEQVRLSKERKKGDKIVSDSQERAFWRVYRPPPGCLSSLEIAPVPTRFRPGLSRPPSRKRTLTDLQREVALLKNSLTRTRIKVSAAIENLKSYFETYVEYDAMFVPPQPSNPWITDDQTFWQLNSPLVEVPTEKRVKRWALSMEELMSDPTGLQEFTNYLRKEYSHENIRFWLAVKDLRHSFQAQIPDKVNEIFREFLAPGAPCEINIDGKTMEKVHQEMKNPNRFTFDSAAEHVYTLLLKKDCYPRFIRSDQYRNLLAAGVQPLQKKRFFGFGGQAKKKLSSTSAPPTSTLQQHTISSGSGGKRRGSDRSLSGSAHELAVCGVRETTSTTTRVPHSHSQSNLADIPYRDAGTSEAMARPMDDVCPWDAAPGPSIEHTMDSTGHQHSILSGITSPVESQHEEGRSNLTGQSQSIEFARPSRKNSTQLDSCSSSSDVSLAVAEVTEHIRKSCSLQHSASTAGTTSTERYGAGCGMTTRNYSIGSTSARVKLAEIGRPSASFCNYPSPQHSFEYSHVVVERSDAPMRSMSEMHETHPVRSKVPSFEKEPTSKLTKAPLISISAIVGDLASDSPTMEQEENEGDDCVEMKEEDKEAARKRESEAEKIDTVIPEEESPAVSSQVDTEVKELLEEAQVVPVWEPDAQQDDQVAPITETVPQQKRDNNVNEVCPWEDEENCRVDAPYVKTYATLGYL; this comes from the exons ATGGAGGGGCTGGTGCGGGAGATGCAAGACCCTGAGAACGGGGTACCCGTGCGCAGCCAAAAACAATTTCTCACCTCGATCCCCTCAGCTTTCATGG GTTACGACCTCATCGAGTGGCTGATGGAGCGGCTTTCCATCGAGGAATCAG AGGCGGTCCATATTGCCAACCAACTCTGCCAGTATGGCTACTTCTTCCCGGTGAATGACTCCAAGACACTCACCGTAAAGGATGATAGTTCTCTATATAGATTTCAG ACACCATGTTATTGGCCATGGCAGCATAGAACCCCTGATAACGTGGAGTACGCTATTTATCTGGCTAAAAGAAGTCTAAGAAACAAGCAACGCCATGCTCTTGAGGATTATGAGATT GAAGCTTTGAACAGCCTACGTAGGAATTTGCAGAACAAGTGGGACATCATTCAACTTCAGGCTGAGGAACAG GTACGTCTATCAAAGGAGCGGAAGAAAGGCGACAAAATAGTGAGTGATTCCCAGGAACGAGCGTTTTGGAGAGTTTATAGGCCACCACCCGGTTGTCTTAGTAGCCTTGAAATAGCACCTGTACCTACTCGTTTTCGTCCTGGACTTTCGCGTCCTCCGTCACGTAAACGCACCTTAACCGATCTGCAACGTGAG GTGGCCCTGTTAAAGAATAGCTTAACTCGCACGAGAATAAAGGTATCAGCTGCGATCGAAAACTTGAAGTCATACTTTGAAACATACGTGGAGTACGATGCGATGTTTGTACCGCCTCAACCTTCTAATCCATGGATCACCGACGATCAAACATTTTGGCAATTAAACAGTCCCCT GGTGGAAGTTCCTACGGAAAAAAGGGTAAAACGTTGGGCGCTGTCAATGGAAGAATTAATGTCTGATCCTACgg GTTTGCAAGAATTTacgaattatttaagaaaagaaTACAGTCACGAAAATATACGATTTTGGTTGGCTGTTAAAGATTTAAGGCACAGCTTTCAAGCACAAATACCTGACAAAGTCAACGAAATCTTCAG AGAATTCCTGGCACCTGGAGCCCCTTGCGAGATCAACATAGACGGGAAAACAATGGAAAAAGTTCATCAAGAAATGAAAAATCCAAATCGATTCACATTCGATTCTGCCGCTGAACACGTGTATACGTTACTTCTCAAAAAGGATTGTTATCCTAGATTTATTCGCTCTGATCAGTATCGAAATCTCTTAGCTGCCGGTGTGCAACCATTACAAAAAAAGAG ATTCTTCGGCTTCGGCGGACAAGCCAAAAAGAAACTGTCTTCAACTTCAGCCCCACCAACCAGCACCTTGCAACAACACACTATAAGCAGTGGAAGCGGTGGTAAACGCAGAGGAAGCGATCGAAGCCTCTCAGGATCTGCTCACGAGTTAGCAGTTTGCGGTGTTCGTGAGACAACTTCAACTACAACCAGAGTGCCGCATTCCCACAGTCAGTCGAACCTTGCTGATATTCCATACAG GGATGCTGGCACGTCGGAAGCGATGGCTCGCCCTATGGACGACGTTTGCCCGTGGGACGCGGCGCCGGGCCCCAGTATAGAGCACACCATGGATTCCACGGGACACCAGCACTCGATATTATCTGGAATAACGTCGCCGGTTGAAAGCCAGCACGAAGAGGGTAGAAGTAACTTGACCGGGCAATCACAGTCTATCGAATTTGCACGCCCGTCCCGGAAAAACTCGACGCAATTGGATTCCTGTAGTTCCTCGTCTGACGTCAGTCTGGCGGTGGCGGAAGTCACTGAACATATTCGAAAATCTTGTAGTCTGCAGCACAGTGCTAGCACAG CTGGCACAACATCAACTGAACGATACGGCGCTGGATGCGGCATGACAACACGAAATTATTCTATCGGATCCACCAGCGCGAGAGTGAAGCTGGCAGAGATCGGTAGACCATCCGCTTCGTTTTGCAATTATCCGTCGCCGCAACACTCGTTCGAGTATTCCCACGTGGTCGTCGAACGATCGGACGCACCCATGAGAAGCATGAGCGAGATGCATGAAACTCATCCAGTCAGGTCAAAGGTCCCGTCGTTTGAAAAGGAACCTACGAGCAAATTGACCAAGGCCCCTTTGATAAGCATCAGCGCGATCGTGGGCGATTTAGCGAGCGATAGCCCAACGATGGAGCAAGAAGAGAATGAAGGGGACGATTGCGTAGAAATGAAGGAAGAGGACAAAGAAGCTGCGAGAAAACGAGAATCGGAAGCTGAGAAGATCGATACAGTAATTCCTGAAGAAGAAAGCCCCGCGGTTTCGAGCCAGGTGGATACGGAGGTCAAGGAATTGCTGGAAGAGGCACAAGTTGTTCCTGTCTGGGAACCGGACGCCCAACAGGACGACCAAGTTGCACCCATTACTGAAACAGTACCTCAGCAAAAGCGTGACAATAACGTTAACGAAGTGTGCCCGTGGGAAGACGA GGAAAACTGTAGAGTGGATGCACCTTACGTGAAAACCTATGCGACTTTAGGTTACTTATAA